One Thermococcus eurythermalis DNA segment encodes these proteins:
- a CDS encoding Maf-like protein, with product MLVLASASPRRREILSRFITDFHVVPSNIEEECSSTVPEECAVELARLKAREVYSRVGGTVIGADTVVSIDGHILGKPRDEQEAYEMLRLLSGRVHSVTTGYCIVREGEEITGSVTTEVKFRELDDELIWAYLRTGEPMDKAGAYGIQGKAGLFVEWIRGDYYNVVGFPMEIIWKLRELGFDVLSR from the coding sequence ATGCTGGTTCTTGCCTCTGCATCGCCGAGAAGGAGGGAGATACTGTCGCGTTTCATTACGGACTTCCACGTGGTTCCGAGCAACATCGAGGAAGAGTGCTCCAGCACGGTTCCGGAGGAGTGCGCCGTCGAGCTCGCGAGGCTGAAGGCGCGGGAGGTCTACTCGCGCGTCGGCGGCACGGTCATCGGTGCCGACACGGTCGTCAGCATTGACGGCCATATACTCGGCAAGCCGCGGGACGAGCAGGAAGCCTACGAGATGCTCAGACTTCTCAGCGGGAGGGTTCACTCCGTCACGACCGGCTACTGCATAGTCCGCGAGGGAGAGGAGATAACTGGCTCGGTCACGACCGAAGTCAAGTTCCGCGAGCTGGACGATGAGCTGATATGGGCCTACCTAAGAACCGGCGAGCCGATGGACAAGGCCGGGGCCTACGGGATTCAGGGAAAGGCTGGCCTCTTTGTCGAGTGGATTAGGGGCGACTACTACAACGTCGTAGGCTTCCCGATGGAGATAATATGGAAGCTCAGGGAGCTAGGTTTTGACGTTCTATCACGATGA
- a CDS encoding 6-pyruvoyl trahydropterin synthase family protein — protein sequence MKARVVERFKFESAHAVVINGEPEEIHGHTFILEVAVEGPMRNGYVIDFLELRRIVGEIVGKLDHRNLNTIFENPTTENVALWIAEEVKKRLPQGVELRRLVLWEGDENGVELEF from the coding sequence ATGAAAGCTAGGGTGGTAGAACGCTTCAAGTTTGAATCAGCGCACGCGGTTGTTATTAATGGAGAACCCGAAGAAATTCACGGGCACACATTCATACTTGAGGTCGCAGTCGAGGGCCCCATGAGGAACGGCTACGTCATTGACTTCCTCGAACTCAGGCGCATCGTGGGTGAAATAGTCGGTAAGCTTGACCACCGGAACCTGAACACCATCTTTGAAAACCCCACGACCGAGAACGTCGCCCTGTGGATAGCGGAGGAGGTTAAAAAGAGGCTCCCCCAAGGTGTCGAGCTCAGAAGGCTGGTTCTCTGGGAAGGGGACGAAAACGGGGTCGAGCTGGAGTTTTAA
- a CDS encoding DUF192 domain-containing protein, which translates to MIINETKGRVWQGHVEVADTFLKRFRGLMLVGNVNYALVFVLPVESRLNASIHMFFMLSDIDVVWLDSTKRVVDFRRARKWRVYAPKAPARYIIEGPVGLIKALDVEEGDLISWTPSEEKRGAIPVRLSLPDGISFEKGTNGVALVESVKEVKAEKP; encoded by the coding sequence ATGATAATCAACGAAACGAAGGGACGAGTCTGGCAGGGACACGTTGAAGTTGCTGACACATTCCTCAAGCGGTTTAGGGGGCTGATGCTTGTGGGCAATGTGAACTACGCCCTCGTTTTTGTGCTCCCGGTCGAGAGCAGGCTTAACGCCTCAATTCACATGTTCTTCATGCTGAGCGACATAGACGTAGTCTGGCTGGACTCCACGAAGCGGGTGGTGGACTTCAGAAGGGCGAGGAAGTGGCGCGTATATGCACCGAAGGCACCTGCCAGGTATATAATCGAGGGCCCGGTGGGGCTGATAAAAGCGCTCGACGTGGAGGAAGGCGACCTGATAAGCTGGACCCCCAGCGAGGAGAAGAGGGGGGCAATCCCCGTAAGGCTGTCCCTGCCCGACGGCATCTCGTTTGAGAAGGGCACCAATGGGGTGGCGCTCGTTGAGAGCGTCAAGGAGGTAAAGGCAGAGAAGCCTTAA
- a CDS encoding 2-oxoacid:ferredoxin oxidoreductase subunit gamma, with translation MRKEVLFSGFGGQGVILASVILGRAAAVYENLYAVQTQSYGPESRGGASKAEVVISDEPIDYPKTLQPDYAVFFSQEAYNKYLRTVKEGATVIIEKDLVPHRDLDFEKKLNVIALPLTEIAEETTGLSLTMNILALGLLVGITGIVSREAIEQAVRDSVPKGTEEINVRALHRGFELAEEFKG, from the coding sequence ATGAGGAAGGAAGTCCTCTTCAGCGGGTTTGGCGGCCAGGGTGTCATACTCGCGAGCGTCATCCTCGGCAGGGCGGCCGCTGTCTACGAGAACCTCTACGCCGTCCAGACCCAGAGCTACGGCCCTGAGTCCAGGGGCGGCGCGAGCAAGGCGGAGGTCGTCATAAGCGACGAGCCGATTGACTACCCCAAGACGCTCCAGCCGGACTACGCGGTCTTCTTCTCCCAGGAGGCCTACAACAAGTACCTCCGCACAGTAAAGGAGGGCGCGACGGTAATAATCGAGAAAGACCTCGTCCCCCACAGAGACCTTGACTTCGAGAAAAAGCTTAACGTCATAGCCCTCCCCCTGACGGAGATAGCGGAGGAGACAACCGGCCTCAGCTTGACGATGAACATCCTTGCCCTGGGACTGCTCGTCGGGATTACGGGAATAGTGAGCAGGGAAGCGATTGAACAGGCCGTCCGCGACTCCGTCCCGAAGGGCACGGAGGAGATAAACGTTAGGGCCCTCCACAGGGGGTTCGAGCTCGCTGAGGAATTCAAGGGCTGA
- a CDS encoding 2-oxoacid:ferredoxin oxidoreductase subunit beta gives MYMKSAYEIRDKYLRKDMLPTIFCPGCGIGSVLQFTLRAIDDLGLNQDEIVWVSGIGCSSRVPGFVNFDGLHTTHGRALAFATGIKLANPNLKIIAFMGDGDAAAIGGNHFIHAIRRNLDVTVILINNFTYGMTGGQVAPTALKGLRGTTAPYGQFENPFDIAGLAVAAGANYVARWTVFNYLQGINSIKKALSKEGFTLVEFLSPCPISFGRRNRMKTSPELIRWYQKITVPLAKAKKMKPEELEGKIVIGEFADRDRPGLVREYREYIKRAKKMMGWEE, from the coding sequence ATGTACATGAAGTCCGCTTACGAGATTCGTGACAAGTACCTCAGAAAGGACATGCTCCCCACAATATTCTGCCCCGGGTGTGGAATCGGCAGCGTCCTCCAGTTCACTTTAAGGGCTATAGACGACCTCGGCCTCAACCAGGACGAGATTGTATGGGTGAGCGGAATAGGCTGTTCCTCACGTGTGCCCGGCTTCGTGAACTTCGACGGCCTTCACACGACCCATGGAAGGGCTTTGGCCTTTGCTACAGGCATCAAGCTCGCCAACCCCAACCTCAAAATAATCGCCTTCATGGGCGACGGCGACGCCGCGGCTATCGGTGGAAACCACTTCATCCACGCCATAAGGAGGAACCTCGACGTCACGGTTATTCTCATCAACAACTTCACCTACGGAATGACCGGTGGCCAGGTCGCGCCCACCGCCCTGAAGGGCCTGCGCGGAACTACAGCGCCATACGGCCAGTTTGAGAACCCATTTGACATAGCCGGCCTGGCCGTTGCCGCCGGCGCTAACTACGTTGCAAGGTGGACAGTCTTCAACTACCTCCAGGGCATCAACAGCATCAAGAAGGCCCTCAGCAAAGAAGGCTTCACGCTTGTGGAGTTCCTCTCGCCGTGCCCGATAAGCTTCGGAAGGAGGAACAGAATGAAGACTTCCCCGGAGCTCATCCGCTGGTACCAGAAGATAACCGTCCCGCTCGCGAAGGCCAAGAAGATGAAGCCAGAAGAACTTGAGGGCAAGATAGTCATCGGAGAGTTCGCAGACAGAGACAGGCCCGGTCTCGTGAGGGAATACAGAGAGTACATAAAGAGGGCCAAGAAGATGATGGGGTGGGAAGAATGA
- a CDS encoding 2-oxoacid:acceptor oxidoreductase subunit alpha, translating into MRYPFPVGKSDFIQGDEAIARAAILAGCRFYAGYPITPASEIFEAMALYMPLVDGVSIQMEDEIASIAAIIGASWAGAKAMTATSGPGFSLMQENLGYAVMTETPIVVVDVQRGGPSTGQPTLPAQGDIMQAIWGTHGDHMLIVLSPSTVQEAFDFTILAFNFAEKYRTPVVLLTDAEIAHMRERVYIPSPEEIELVERKLPASEEEAKLPFGDPHGDGVPPMPIFGKGYRTYVTGLTHDERGRPKTVDAEVHEKLITRIFRKILDHKDEIISYEEFMLDDADVAIVSTGIVSRSAIRAVKILRERGVKAGLLKLNTVWPFDFDYIEELAERVRKIYVPEMNLGQLYHLVKEGANGKAEVELIAKIGGEVHTPMEIVERVVG; encoded by the coding sequence ATGAGGTACCCGTTTCCCGTTGGTAAGTCAGACTTCATTCAGGGTGATGAGGCAATAGCAAGGGCCGCAATCCTTGCCGGCTGCCGCTTCTACGCGGGCTACCCAATAACCCCTGCCAGCGAGATATTTGAGGCTATGGCCCTCTACATGCCCCTTGTTGACGGCGTAAGCATCCAGATGGAGGACGAGATAGCGAGCATAGCGGCGATAATAGGTGCTTCCTGGGCCGGTGCGAAGGCGATGACAGCGACGAGCGGTCCGGGGTTCAGCCTTATGCAGGAGAACCTCGGCTACGCGGTTATGACCGAGACGCCGATAGTCGTCGTCGACGTCCAGCGCGGAGGCCCCTCAACGGGCCAGCCGACCCTTCCGGCGCAGGGCGACATAATGCAGGCTATATGGGGCACCCACGGCGACCACATGCTCATCGTCCTCAGCCCCTCGACCGTCCAGGAGGCGTTCGACTTCACAATCCTGGCCTTCAACTTCGCTGAGAAGTACAGGACGCCGGTGGTTCTCCTCACCGATGCGGAGATAGCACATATGCGCGAGCGCGTTTACATTCCCAGCCCAGAGGAGATCGAGCTCGTTGAGAGAAAGCTTCCCGCCAGCGAGGAAGAGGCCAAGCTCCCCTTTGGAGACCCGCACGGAGACGGCGTCCCGCCGATGCCGATATTCGGGAAGGGCTACCGCACCTACGTGACAGGCCTCACCCACGACGAGCGCGGGAGGCCGAAGACCGTTGATGCTGAAGTCCACGAGAAGCTCATAACGAGGATTTTCAGGAAGATACTCGACCACAAGGACGAGATAATAAGCTACGAGGAGTTCATGCTCGACGACGCCGATGTAGCAATCGTATCCACCGGAATCGTCTCGCGCTCTGCCATAAGGGCCGTTAAGATACTCCGCGAGAGGGGCGTTAAGGCGGGTCTGCTCAAGCTCAACACCGTCTGGCCCTTCGACTTTGACTATATCGAGGAGCTCGCGGAGCGCGTCAGGAAGATATACGTGCCCGAGATGAACCTCGGACAGCTCTACCACCTCGTCAAGGAGGGAGCAAACGGCAAAGCCGAGGTCGAGCTCATAGCCAAGATTGGCGGTGAGGTGCACACGCCGATGGAGATAGTTGAAAGGGTGGTGGGATGA
- a CDS encoding DUF2283 domain-containing protein, with amino-acid sequence MKIEYSQDADVLIIRLRDDEIVDSVDLGEGVIAHLNEKGEVVEIEILDASKSVDFRELVLRIPSGVVA; translated from the coding sequence ATGAAGATAGAGTACTCGCAAGATGCTGACGTCTTGATTATCCGCCTTAGAGATGACGAAATCGTGGATTCGGTTGACCTTGGTGAAGGTGTCATCGCGCACCTGAACGAAAAAGGAGAAGTCGTGGAAATTGAAATACTCGACGCATCCAAGTCAGTCGACTTCAGGGAGCTCGTTCTCAGGATTCCGAGCGGGGTGGTAGCATGA
- a CDS encoding DUF4258 domain-containing protein, whose translation MKVVEDRDHPKGRIIVIQTDEKKCKILITHHALSRARRWKLSLEELIEAVLYPEEVLTGHHDRFIAHKAENDHIIRVIYEYEHGVPVVVTVYRPCKERYFMGGGVYEDRVLARC comes from the coding sequence GTGAAGGTTGTCGAGGATAGGGACCACCCTAAAGGCAGAATCATAGTAATTCAGACAGACGAGAAAAAGTGCAAAATCCTGATAACACATCACGCACTTTCCCGCGCAAGGCGCTGGAAACTTTCCCTTGAGGAGCTTATTGAGGCAGTACTATATCCCGAAGAGGTTCTAACAGGACATCACGACAGGTTTATAGCGCATAAAGCAGAGAACGACCATATTATTCGGGTTATCTATGAGTACGAGCATGGCGTTCCCGTGGTCGTAACGGTGTATAGACCGTGTAAAGAGCGTTACTTTATGGGTGGTGGTGTTTATGAAGATAGAGTACTCGCAAGATGCTGA
- a CDS encoding 2-oxoacid:ferredoxin oxidoreductase subunit gamma yields MQIRLAGIGGQGVVLAGVILGEAAAIEGLNVLQTQDYSSASRGGHSIADVIISKEPIYDVMVTRADVLVALHQLGYDTVKDSLKEDGLLIIETDLVRPDRDYVGAPFTRIAEETTGLALTVNMVALGYLVAKTGVVKKESVEEAIRRRVPKGTEDVNIKAFMAGYEEGLK; encoded by the coding sequence ATGCAGATTAGGCTCGCCGGAATCGGCGGTCAGGGCGTTGTGCTCGCGGGGGTAATACTCGGCGAGGCCGCCGCGATAGAGGGGCTGAACGTCCTCCAGACGCAGGACTACAGCTCCGCGAGCAGGGGCGGCCACTCGATTGCGGACGTCATAATCTCGAAGGAGCCGATTTACGACGTCATGGTCACCAGGGCTGATGTTCTCGTTGCGCTCCACCAGCTCGGCTACGACACCGTCAAGGACTCACTCAAGGAGGACGGGCTTTTAATCATCGAGACGGATTTGGTCAGGCCCGATAGGGACTACGTCGGCGCGCCCTTCACCAGAATCGCCGAGGAGACCACTGGACTTGCCCTGACCGTGAATATGGTCGCTCTCGGCTACCTTGTTGCGAAGACGGGTGTTGTGAAAAAGGAAAGCGTTGAGGAGGCCATAAGGAGGCGCGTCCCGAAGGGGACTGAGGATGTGAACATCAAGGCTTTCATGGCAGGCTATGAGGAGGGGCTGAAGTGA